The proteins below come from a single Magallana gigas chromosome 10, xbMagGiga1.1, whole genome shotgun sequence genomic window:
- the LOC117680373 gene encoding uncharacterized protein isoform X12 has translation MEDTSRIDPPFLNSASCGQVAGKEDIQVEDTSRIDPPFLNSSSCGQVAAEDDIEMEDTSRIDPSFLNSASCGQVAGKEDIQVEDTSCIDPPFLNSSSCGQVAAEEDNGTTGSQLDDIHIIVSGKSTLAEKREICKFFRFFKEVAKRHMKFSKTITHVVMITDSKNFICDRTMKYIQGIAHGCWVLSSEWLYKSLEAGFLLPEEKYVIRGDTVSGEEAIGPRNPMSASEAATGVLQAMSIYLHGFNERSKISREEVEDLIYCSGGQLLNSLSPNLSNAVMLTSEETMEDVSELDFKYFCCCKQIYGISTTTLSWLMDCIAEQKLHSPSDYLAAGDVEKRANEDTPNNENSAWIPKKDDGDIGEDSEEMQCYEEDGAYAYDDSDENMEDPGWIPGKSDEDDDGKNNEDNDITETEDLVGAFVVGMREKNKQDIAQDWIPGTSEEDDDNDDDFENEVVVPNIGVTCNNKILLQMARQTTKGRSAKQNICYYCEKPYSRISRHLIQVHNKEMEIAKILSFPKKSKERKTLWKEIVNKGNYKHNYDVMKNGNGEKVPKYRPRNTTNNPEPENCFSSYAPCEFCLGSYKKTDPWKYQKNCELKSSEKRSKANPIQMGKLLLPIVGTSKGFYENIFIKMRDDAVKLEIQKDPLVLQFAERLYEKNGANLHQHQYISQRLRELRRLLIQLKSDQTEITSIRTAINPINWDTLIHGIKTLAGLDEKKIPTRLPHFL, from the exons ATGGAAGACACTTCTCGAATTGACCCACCATTCCTCAATAGCGCTTCCTGTGGACAAGTTGCTG GTAAAGAGGATATTCAGGTGGAAGACACCTCTCGCATTGACCCACCATTCCTCAATAGCTCTTCCTGTGGACAAGTTGCTG CTGAAGATGATATTGAGATGGAGGACACTTCTCGAATCGACCCATCATTCCTCAATAGCGCTTCCTGTGGACAAGTTGCTG GTAAAGAGGATATTCAGGTGGAAGACACCTCTTGCATTGACCCACCATTCCTCAATAGCTCTTCCTGTGGACAAGTTGCTG CAGAAGAAGACAATGGAACTACTGGTAGTCAGCTTGATGACATTCATATAATAGTGTCGGGCAAGTCCACTCTGGCAGAAAAG AGAGAAATTTGCAAGTTTTTCCGATTTTTCAAGGAAGTGGCAAAACGTCATATGAAATTCAGCAAGACCATTACTCATGTTGTCATGATAACAG ataGCAAAAACTTTATCTGTGATCgaacaatgaaatatattcaaGGCATTGCACATGGATGTTGGGTATTGAGTAGTGAATGGTTGTACAAGTCGTTAGAAGCAGGATTTTTGCTGCCTGAg GAGAAATATGTGATTCGAGGAGATACAGTTTCTGGAGAAGAAGCTATTGGACCAAGGAATCCAATGTCAGCATCAGAGGCAGCAACAGGAGTTTTGCAGGCAATGTCCATATATCTACATGGATTTAATGAAAGATCAAAAATATCCAGGG AGGAAGTTGAGGACCTCATTTACTGTAGTGGAGGACAATTATTGAATTCATTAAGCCCAAACTTGTCAAATGCTGTCATGTTAACATCGGAGGAAACAATGGAGGATGTTTCTGAGCTAGATTTTAAGTACTTTTGCT GTTGTAAACAAATCTATGGTATTTCAACGACAACATTGTCTTGGCTGATGGATTGTATAGCTGAGCAGAAGCTTCACTCCCCATCAGACTATTTAG CTGCAGGTGATGTTGAAAAAAGGGCTAATGAAGACACACCAAATAATGAAAACTCTGCCTGGATTCCCAAGAAAGATGATGGTGACATTGGAGAGGATAGTGAAGAAATGCAGTGTTATGAAGAGGATGGTGCCTATGCTTATGATGACAGTGATGAGAATATGGAAGACCCAGGCTGGATTCCAGGGAAAAGcgatgaagatgatgatggAAAAAACAATGAAGATAATGATATAACAGAAACTGAAGATTTAGTTGGAGCATTTGTTGTTGGAATGCGTGAAAAGAACAAACAGGACATTGCACAGGATTGGATCCCTGGAACCAGTGAAGAAGATGATGACAATgatgatgattttgaaaatgaagTCGTCGTTCCCAACATTGGtgttacatgtaacaacaaaattttgCTTCAGATGGCTAGACAAACAACAAAAGGGCGTAgtgcaaaacaaaatatttgttattattgCGAGAAACCATATAGTAGAATTTCTAGACATTTGATTCAagtgcataacaaagaaatggaAATAGCTAAAATTCTATCATTTCCAAAAAAGAGCAAGGAAAGGAAAACATTGTGGAAAGAGATTGTTAATAAAGGAAACTACAAGCACAACTATGATGTTATGAAGAATGGTAATGGAGAGAAAGTACCAAAATACAGGCCAAGAAATACAACAAACAATCCAGAACCTGAGAATTGTTTTTCATCTTATGCACCCTGCGAATTCTGTTTAGGTTCCTACAAGAAAACAGACCCATGGAAATACCAAAAAAACTGTGAACTGAAGAGTAGTGAAAAAAGAAGTAAAGCAAACCCAATTCAGATGGGAAAACTTCTCCTACCAATTGTCGGAACTAGCAAAGGATTCTATGagaacattttcatcaaaatgagAGATGATGCTGTAAAACTTGAAATCCAAAAGGACCCTCTAGTTCTGCAGTTTGCAGAAAGGCTATATGAGAAAAATGGAGCCAATCTCCATCAACACCAGTACATTTCCCAAAGACTGAGAGAATTGAGGAGGCTGCTTATTCAGTTGAAGTCAGATCAAACAGAAATAACATCAATAAGGACTGCAATTAATCCAATCAATTGGGACACCCTTATTCATGGTATAAAAACTTTAGCTGgccttgatgaaaaaaaaatacctacaAGACTCCCTCACTTCCTTTAA